In Oryza sativa Japonica Group chromosome 1, ASM3414082v1, the genomic stretch GATGGAATGAGAGTTTGGTGGATTTAGTGATGTCCCTGCAACTTCTAGTAAAGCAGGACTCATCATACTTGCAAGAACTGTGGGGCTACTACAACCAACAATATTGTCTGGGATATTATTGTTGGCGAACGTGCTGATATTGTTTCCTTGTAAGCCTAGACCCCTTGCTATGTTGTGAATGAGCAACATTGATCTATTCACTATGGGTGCAGAAGCCATCATCGGGGACACTTCTTGTGATAAGGATGGATATTGGAACGGTATATAGTGAGAAATTGGTGGCATTAAACTAGGAGTAATAGGGATGGCCGGAGTATATGTAGGAGCAAATTGTGGCAGCTGATGTTGGTAGGGCATGTGAGATGTGGAAGGTTGATCGACTAACCTACAACGCTTTGTAGTAAGTGTAGAACAAGGAGTGGATTTGTGTTTCACACGATGATTATGGAGGATATCAACAAGAAAGTCATAAGACTCTGTGGAGGCAATGGCTTTAGCAATATCCGTGTCTAGTATGATGCAACGATTATGGGATTGAGCAGATGCCCATGCACGCACAGCAAGTTCTTGTACGAAGAGCTCACACATCTTCGATAAGAATGCTGGCATGTCAAAGGTCATCATCATGTTACCCTTTTGAGAAGATACGATCTTCTTCAAGCGGGCCATAGGGATCGCATGCTCGCTAAAGTCCTTTGTTGTTTCAATCTCCTTTTGTCGATCCCTCCAAAATTCATCCATTTGTTGTTGAGCTTTTGGCGCCAGTAGTCTCAACGATCTAGGTACGTCCAAAGTTTGCTCCATTCCTTCCCTTCGTTGCTCTGAATAATAGACCTACATAGCAAGCACACACTTTTGTTACTTCTTTTTCTTACTTTTCTAGTTCAAAAATTAGCAAAACGATGTTACATTGCAGTCTAACAAAAAGAGATAGCTAGCTTAATTACAAATCAAATAGCATTGCTCAAATCACAAATTTTCACAAGTACCAGTACAAAAACTAATTAATACTAGGCACAAGAATAATAAGCTAGTAGGTGCATTACCTTACTTGAGCTGCAACTACAGAAAATGCTACCTATTAGCACTAATTGGTTGGTAGTATGAAGATGAACACAATATGACACGAGGATGAACATAGTATGCAAGGTGGGGTGGTTTATATAGGCCTAAAAGATTCTGGTTTCTATGATATCTGTATTGTTGAGAAGGGAGACGAAAAAGagttgaagaaagaaaaaaaggtttaTTAGTTTCTTGTGGGTTTGGTGAAATCTTTTAGCCTTGCGTGTATCTTTTCCAGTGAAACAGCTAGCTTTAATATATGTGGGGCTCACAAGGCTAAACCATGCATTCCACACTTCTTATGCTAAAGACAACCAAGATAAAGTAGTGCAGTTTATTTGCGTAACATATTAGTCATGTCACGAATTGACTTGCTTGTTAATTGAACATATATTTGTTTGTCCTCTCCTATACCATGCATATGCATCATGATTTCAAATTGATGTGTCATACATGCTAATC encodes the following:
- the LOC4324193 gene encoding uncharacterized protein isoform X1; this translates as MPYIEMTRVKIRSGTQEFYRNITCNSSTIVGTRNMKICGLQTRFHLHHLACIEPKAGSTYTHVYYSEQRREGMEQTLDVPRSLRLLAPKAQQQMDEFWRDRQKEIETTKDFSEHAIPMARLKKIVSSQKGNMMMTFDMPAFLSKMCELFVQELAVRAWASAQSHNRCIILDTDIAKAIASTESYDFLVDILHNHRVKHKSTPCSTLTTKRCRLVDQPSTSHMPYQHQLPQFAPTYTPAIPITPSLMPPISHYIPFQYPSLSQEVSPMMASAPIVNRSMLLIHNIARGLGLQGNNISTFANNNIPDNIVGCSSPTVLASMMSPALLEVAGTSLNPPNSHSICTMNMINSSDPSGSSIGDINVANQASLAPSGRFNPAILRESSCPSFLHSNNDTIVAIPEGVDISGTMDVASDVAAIVINGQEEHERETNVEHHQQNEIYESIDIGIINASVADDNKYSISWDELGMADDSLLDKFLEEFQVRNDGVLRTGIELHEDPFLGDVMLANPSTSNANK
- the LOC4324193 gene encoding uncharacterized protein isoform X2 gives rise to the protein MPYIEMTRSGTQEFYRNITCNSSTIVGTRNMKICGLQTRFHLHHLACIEPKAGSTYTHVYYSEQRREGMEQTLDVPRSLRLLAPKAQQQMDEFWRDRQKEIETTKDFSEHAIPMARLKKIVSSQKGNMMMTFDMPAFLSKMCELFVQELAVRAWASAQSHNRCIILDTDIAKAIASTESYDFLVDILHNHRVKHKSTPCSTLTTKRCRLVDQPSTSHMPYQHQLPQFAPTYTPAIPITPSLMPPISHYIPFQYPSLSQEVSPMMASAPIVNRSMLLIHNIARGLGLQGNNISTFANNNIPDNIVGCSSPTVLASMMSPALLEVAGTSLNPPNSHSICTMNMINSSDPSGSSIGDINVANQASLAPSGRFNPAILRESSCPSFLHSNNDTIVAIPEGVDISGTMDVASDVAAIVINGQEEHERETNVEHHQQNEIYESIDIGIINASVADDNKYSISWDELGMADDSLLDKFLEEFQVRNDGVLRTGIELHEDPFLGDVMLANPSTSNANK
- the LOC4324193 gene encoding uncharacterized protein isoform X4, with the translated sequence MKICGLQTRFHLHHLACIEPKAGSTYTHVYYSEQRREGMEQTLDVPRSLRLLAPKAQQQMDEFWRDRQKEIETTKDFSEHAIPMARLKKIVSSQKGNMMMTFDMPAFLSKMCELFVQELAVRAWASAQSHNRCIILDTDIAKAIASTESYDFLVDILHNHRVKHKSTPCSTLTTKRCRLVDQPSTSHMPYQHQLPQFAPTYTPAIPITPSLMPPISHYIPFQYPSLSQEVSPMMASAPIVNRSMLLIHNIARGLGLQGNNISTFANNNIPDNIVGCSSPTVLASMMSPALLEVAGTSLNPPNSHSICTMNMINSSDPSGSSIGDINVANQASLAPSGRFNPAILRESSCPSFLHSNNDTIVAIPEGVDISGTMDVASDVAAIVINGQEEHERETNVEHHQQNEIYESIDIGIINASVADDNKYSISWDELGMADDSLLDKFLEEFQVRNDGVLRTGIELHEDPFLGDVMLANPSTSNANK
- the LOC4324193 gene encoding uncharacterized protein isoform X3 produces the protein MFILVSYCVHLHTTNQLVLIGSIFCSCSSSKVYYSEQRREGMEQTLDVPRSLRLLAPKAQQQMDEFWRDRQKEIETTKDFSEHAIPMARLKKIVSSQKGNMMMTFDMPAFLSKMCELFVQELAVRAWASAQSHNRCIILDTDIAKAIASTESYDFLVDILHNHRVKHKSTPCSTLTTKRCRLVDQPSTSHMPYQHQLPQFAPTYTPAIPITPSLMPPISHYIPFQYPSLSQEVSPMMASAPIVNRSMLLIHNIARGLGLQGNNISTFANNNIPDNIVGCSSPTVLASMMSPALLEVAGTSLNPPNSHSICTMNMINSSDPSGSSIGDINVANQASLAPSGRFNPAILRESSCPSFLHSNNDTIVAIPEGVDISGTMDVASDVAAIVINGQEEHERETNVEHHQQNEIYESIDIGIINASVADDNKYSISWDELGMADDSLLDKFLEEFQVRNDGVLRTGIELHEDPFLGDVMLANPSTSNANK